Proteins from a genomic interval of Chitinispirillales bacterium:
- a CDS encoding 4Fe-4S binding protein, whose protein sequence is MKRVYVNEKWCLGCHLCEYYCAFSGTNEKDMARALKDSKINPRIKIEKKDEVSFAVSCRHCREPLCVKGCITGALSVTNGVITIDGDRCVSCYTCILSCPYGAISPSDDGAVQKCELCVKTSVRNTSVGFQPACVRGCPNAAIVFEERGQE, encoded by the coding sequence ATGAAAAGAGTTTATGTAAATGAAAAATGGTGTTTAGGTTGTCATTTGTGCGAATATTACTGCGCTTTTTCCGGAACAAACGAAAAAGATATGGCAAGAGCGCTCAAAGACAGCAAAATAAATCCGCGGATAAAAATTGAAAAAAAAGACGAGGTAAGTTTTGCCGTTTCCTGTCGTCACTGCCGCGAGCCGCTGTGCGTTAAGGGTTGCATAACGGGTGCGTTAAGCGTCACAAACGGCGTTATCACGATAGACGGCGACAGGTGTGTCAGTTGTTATACTTGTATTTTGAGTTGTCCTTACGGCGCAATTTCTCCTTCGGACGACGGTGCGGTGCAAAAATGCGAATTATGCGTTAAAACTTCCGTTAGAAATACGTCCGTAGGATTCCAGCCTGCTTGTGTGAGAG